From a region of the Tachysurus fulvidraco isolate hzauxx_2018 chromosome 5, HZAU_PFXX_2.0, whole genome shotgun sequence genome:
- the LOC113662740 gene encoding zinc finger protein 239-like isoform X5, whose product MKSNGINCEVLDPTESSSSHQSSSCSFHMNPSDGRMQTELYHCSQCGKRFGKKTNLKQHQRIHTGEKPYQCSYCGMRFTQRGNLQQHQRIHKGEKLYHCSQCGKNFTQKGHLQRHQRIHTGEKPYQCPQCGKCFTENNKLIKHQRIHSGEKPYQCSDCGMSFTEKSNLQLHLLIHTGNKPYYCLECGKSYTQKTALRVHQRTHTGQKPYFCSQCGKNFTTHSSFQQHQRVHTGEKPYHCLQCERRFSNQSNLRRHQRTHTGEKTHQCSECEKSFSNQSNLQRHKHLHKAEDMVQFSETVFRN is encoded by the coding sequence ATGAAGTCAAATGGGATTAATTGTGAGGTTCTGGATCCCACAGAGAGCTCCAGTAGTCACCAAAGTTCATCTTGTTCTTTCCACATGAACCCTTCTGATGGCCGAATGCAAACAGAATTGTACCACTGCTCCCAGTGTGGGAAGCGTTTTGGTAAAAAGACTAATCTCAAACAACACCAGCGGATCCATACAGGTGAGAAGCCGTATCAGTGCTCGTACTGTGGGATGAGGTTCACACAAAGGGGGAATCTGCAAcaacaccagcgcattcacaaaGGAGAGAAGCTGTATCACTGCTCACAGTGTGGGAAGAACTTCACTCAGAAGGGTCATCTCCAGCGACACCAGCgaattcacacaggagagaagccataTCAGTGTCCACAGTGTGGGAAGTGTTTTACTGAGAACAATAAGCTCATAAAACACCAGCGGATTCATTCAGGAGAGAAACCGTATCAGTGCTCGGACTGCGGGATGAGTTTTACCGAAAAGAGTAATCTGCAattacacctgctcattcacaCTGGAAATAAACCCTATTACTGTTtagagtgtgggaagagttacacacaaaaaactgcTCTCCGAGTTCACCAACGCACTCATACCGGGCAAAAGCCCTATTTCTGTTCTCAGTGTGGGAAGAATTTTACTACACATAGCAGCTTCCAGCAACATCAGCGCGTCCACACGGGAGAGAAGCCGTACCACTGTTTACAGTGTGAGAGGAGATTTAGTAACCAGAGTAATCTGCGAAGACACCAGCGCACTCACACGGGGGAGAAGACCCATCAGTGCTCGGAGTGCGAGAAGAGTTTTAGTAACCAGAGTAATCTGCAGCGACACAAACACCTTCACAAAGCCGAGGACATGGTGCAGTTCTCAGAAACGGTGTTTAGGAATTAA
- the LOC113662740 gene encoding zinc finger protein 239-like isoform X4, translating into MKSDKCENPESTQSSSSHKKTSGSFHTNNSECTKKIHHCSQCGKSFSQKSTLQQHRRIHTGENPYRCSLCRKTFSSQSSLQRHQHIHSGEKPHQCSQCGKSFIESGDLMKHQRVHTGERPYGCSQCGKCFTQKSNLQKHLRTHTGEKPYRCSVCEKGFTQGTDLRVHQRIHTGEKPYHCSQCGNHFISQSCLLHHQRIHTGEKPYQCSQCEKRFSERRNLMQHLQIHKGEKPYQCSHCGMRFNRQNNLQQHMRIHTGEKPYRCLECGKSFTREDALQEHQHIHTGQKPYYCTACGKSFTRHSSLQQHQRIHTGEKPYHCPQCEKTFTTHTNFKRHKHNNMALNDTIMQVLPESVGMD; encoded by the coding sequence ATGAAGTCAGACAAGTGTGAGAATCCGGAATCCACACAGAGCTCCAGCAGTCACAAAAAAACATCTGGATCTTTTCACACCAACAACTCTGAGTGCACAAAGAAAATTCACCACTGTtcacagtgtgggaagagttttagtCAAAAGAGTACGCTCCAACAACACCGGCggattcacacaggagagaatcCTTATCGGTGCTCGCTGTGTAGGAAGACTTTTTCTAGCCAGAGTAGTCTCCAGCGACACCAACACATTCACTCAGGAGAGAAGCCGCatcagtgttcacagtgtgggaagagttttatcgAGAGCGGTGATCTCATGAAACACCAGCGTGTTCACACCGGAGAGAGGCCGTATGGCTGCTCACAATGTGGGAAATGTTTTACACAAAAGAGTAACCTCCAGAAACACCTGCGCACCCACACAGGTGAAAAACCCTATCGTTGCTCGGTGTGTGAGAAGGGATTCACTCAAGGAACTGATCTCAGAGTCCACCAACGCATTCACACAGGGGAGAAGCCGTATCACTGCTCACAGTGTGGTAACCATTTTATTAGCCAGAGTTGTTTACTGCaccaccagcgcattcacacaggagagaagccgtatcagtgCTCGCAGTGCGAGAAGAGGTTCAGTGAGAGACGTAATCTCATGCAACACCTGCAGATTCATAAAGGAGAGAAACCTTATCAGTGTTCACACTGCGGGATGCGTTTTAATAGACAGAATAATCTCCAGCAACACATGCGGATTCACACGGGTGAGAAGCCTTACCGGTGTTtagagtgtgggaagagttttacccGAGAGGACGCTCTGCAAGAACaccaacacattcacactgGACAGAAGCCCTATTACTGTACAGcatgtgggaagagttttactaGACACAGTAGTCTCCAGcaacaccagcgcattcacactggTGAGAAACCCTATCACTGCCCACAGTGCGAAAAGACttttactacacacacaaactttaagcGACACAAGCACAATAACATGGCTCTAAATGACACCATCATGCAGGTCTTACCAGAAAGTGTGGGAATGGACTAG
- the LOC113662740 gene encoding zinc finger protein 850-like isoform X6, with protein MKSVEIKHETLEPTESSTRQQSSSFQTNISHRRMAKEAVLCSQCGKSFTHMSSLKEHQRMHTGEKPYTCSHCGKSFSQRSTLIKHHRIHTGEKPYQCLQCGTSFSQKSHLKKHQRIHTGEKIYQCSQCEKSFYESGNLKKHQQIHTGEKPYHCLQCGKNFTRLSNLQRHQRIHKGEKPYLCSQCGKSFIEKSKLIKHQRIHTGEKPYQCLTCRKSFTERRTLQQHLLIHTGDKPYQCSQCGKSFREKTALRVHQHIHTGQKPYYCPQCGKGFTTHRSFQQHERIHTGEKPYQCLLCGKSFNNQSNLREHKRIHTGEKPYQCSQSCGKSFRKKSHLKQHQRIHSGEKPYQCSQCKKRFIESGVLIKHQRIHTGEKPYRCSECGKSFTRRSTLHKHQLIHTGDKPYHCLQCGKSFNREDSLQLHRRIHSGEKPYYCPQCGKSFTCQSHLRKHQRIHTGDKPYQCSHCEKSFIESGNLIKHQRIHTGEKPYHCLECGKSFNREESLRLHHRVHTGEKPYYCSQCGKSFTQRSSLHKHQRIHTGDKPFLCLECGKSFSREDSLQLHQRIHSGEKPYYCSQCGKSFTCQSHLLKHQRIHTGEKPYQCSHCEKSFIESGNLIKHQRIHTGEKPYQCSDCGKSFTQRGNLQQHQRIHTGEKPYHCSQCGKSFSQKSTLQQHRRIHTGENPYRCSLCRKTFSSQSSLQRHQHIHSGEKPHQCSQCGKSFIESGDLMKHQRVHTGERPYGCSQCGKCFTQKSNLQKHLRTHTGEKPYRCSVCEKGFTQGTDLRVHQRIHTGEKPYHCSQCGNHFISQSCLLHHQRIHTGEKPYQCSQCEKRFSERRNLMQHLQIHKGEKPYQCSHCGMRFNRQNNLQQHMRIHTGEKPYRCLECGKSFTREDALQEHQHIHTGQKPYYCTACGKSFTRHSSLQQHQRIHTGEKPYHCPQCEKTFTTHTNFKRHKHNNMALNDTIMQVLPESVGMD; from the exons ATGAAGTCAGTCGAGATTAAACACGAGACTCTGGAGCCCACTGAGAGCTCTACTAGACAGCAAAGCTCATCTTTCCAAACGAACATCTCTCACAGACGAATGGCAAAAGAAGCTGTCCTCTGCTCACAGTGTGGAAAGAGTTTCACTCATATGAGTAGTCTCAAAGAACACCAGCGCATGCACACCGGAGAGAAGCCGTATACGTGCTCGCATTGTgggaagagtttcagtcagagGAGTACGCTCATAAAACACCATCggattcacacaggagagaaaccaTATCAGTGCTTGCAGTGTGGTACGAGTTTCAGTCAGAAGAGTCATCTAAAAaaacaccagcgcattcacacaggagagaagatCTATCAATGTTCTCAATGTGAGAAGAGTTTTTATGAAAGCGGTAATCTGAAAAAACACCAGCAGATTCACACTGGAGAGAAACCATATCACTGTTTACAGTGTGGGAAGAATTTCACTCGCCTGAGTAATCTCCAGCGACACCAGCGCATCCACAAGGGAGAAAAACCCTATCTATGTTCACAGTGCGGGAAGAGTTTTATCGAGAAGAGTAAGCTGATTaaacaccagcgcattcacactggAGAGAAACCGTATCAGTGTTTAACCTGTAGGAAAAGTTTTACAGAAAGGCGCACTCTCCAACAGCACCTgctcattcacacaggagaTAAACCGTATCAGTGCTcgcagtgtgggaagagttttagaGAAAAGACTGCTCTCCGAGTCCACCAGCACATCCACACGGGGCAGAAGCCCTATTACTGTCCTCAGTGTGGGAAGGGTTTTACTACACATCGAAGTTTCCAGCAACATGAACGCATCCACAcgggagagaagccgtatcagtgcttactgtgtgggaagagttttaatAACCAGAGTAATCTCCGAGAACACAAGCGCATTCACAcgggagagaagccgtatcagtgCTCGCAGT CATGTGGGAAGAGTTTTCGTAAAAAGAGTCATCTCAAAcaacaccagcgcattcactcGGGAGAAAAGCCGTATCAGTGCTCTCAGTGCAAGAAGAGGTTTATCGAAAGTGGCGTTCTCATAAAACACCAGAGaattcacacaggagaaaagCCATATCGCTGCTCAGAGTGTGGGAAAAGTTTCACACGTCGTAGTACACTCCATAAACACCAgctcattcacacaggagaCAAACCGTATCACTGCCTACAGTGTGGAAAGAGCTTTAATCGAGAGGACAGTCTTCAGTTACACCGACGCATTCACAGTGGAGAGAAGCCGTATTACTGCCcgcagtgtgggaagagttttacttGCCAGAGTCATCTCCGGAAACACCAACGCATTCATACGGGAGATAAACCGTATCAGTGTTCTCACTGTGAGAAGAGCTTCATCGAGAGCGGTAATCTCATTAAACACCAGAGAATTCACACGGGAGAGAAACCGTATCACTGCCTAGAGTGTGGAAAGAGCTTTAATCGGGAGGAAAGTCTCCGTTTACACCACCGAGTTCACACTGGTGAAAAGCCGTATTACTGCtcacagtgtgggaagagttttacacaaAGGAGTTCTCTCCATAAACATCAGCGTATTCACACAGGAGATAAACCGTTTCTTTGCCTAGAGTGTGGAAAAAGCTTTAGTCGAGAGGACAGTCTTCAGTTACACCAACGCATTCACAGTGGAGAGAAGCCGTATTACTGCTcgcagtgtgggaagagttttacttGCCAGAGTCATCTCCTAAAACACCAACGCATTCATAcgggagagaagccgtatcagtgTTCTCACTGTGAGAAGAGCTTCATCGAGAGCGGTAATCTCATTAAACACCAGAGAATTCACACGGGAGAGAAACCGTATCAGTGCTCAGACTGcgggaagagttttacacaGAGAGGAAATCTCCAGCAACACCAACGCATTCATACTGGAGAGAAGCCGT ACCACTGTtcacagtgtgggaagagttttagtCAAAAGAGTACGCTCCAACAACACCGGCggattcacacaggagagaatcCTTATCGGTGCTCGCTGTGTAGGAAGACTTTTTCTAGCCAGAGTAGTCTCCAGCGACACCAACACATTCACTCAGGAGAGAAGCCGCatcagtgttcacagtgtgggaagagttttatcgAGAGCGGTGATCTCATGAAACACCAGCGTGTTCACACCGGAGAGAGGCCGTATGGCTGCTCACAATGTGGGAAATGTTTTACACAAAAGAGTAACCTCCAGAAACACCTGCGCACCCACACAGGTGAAAAACCCTATCGTTGCTCGGTGTGTGAGAAGGGATTCACTCAAGGAACTGATCTCAGAGTCCACCAACGCATTCACACAGGGGAGAAGCCGTATCACTGCTCACAGTGTGGTAACCATTTTATTAGCCAGAGTTGTTTACTGCaccaccagcgcattcacacaggagagaagccgtatcagtgCTCGCAGTGCGAGAAGAGGTTCAGTGAGAGACGTAATCTCATGCAACACCTGCAGATTCATAAAGGAGAGAAACCTTATCAGTGTTCACACTGCGGGATGCGTTTTAATAGACAGAATAATCTCCAGCAACACATGCGGATTCACACGGGTGAGAAGCCTTACCGGTGTTtagagtgtgggaagagttttacccGAGAGGACGCTCTGCAAGAACaccaacacattcacactgGACAGAAGCCCTATTACTGTACAGcatgtgggaagagttttactaGACACAGTAGTCTCCAGcaacaccagcgcattcacactggTGAGAAACCCTATCACTGCCCACAGTGCGAAAAGACttttactacacacacaaactttaagcGACACAAGCACAATAACATGGCTCTAAATGACACCATCATGCAGGTCTTACCAGAAAGTGTGGGAATGGACTAG
- the LOC113662740 gene encoding zinc finger protein 501-like isoform X2 encodes MYTKIASTRISGDPSEMKSVEIKREDVEPTEISSSHESSTNISHMHTSRKPVKKEIHHCSACGKSFRKKSHLKQHQRIHSGEKPYQCSQCKKRFIESGVLIKHQRIHTGEKPYRCSECGKSFTRRSTLHKHQLIHTGDKPYHCLQCGKSFNREDSLQLHRRIHSGEKPYYCPQCGKSFTCQSHLRKHQRIHTGDKPYQCSHCEKSFIESGNLIKHQRIHTGEKPYHCLECGKSFNREESLRLHHRVHTGEKPYYCSQCGKSFTQRSSLHKHQRIHTGDKPFLCLECGKSFSREDSLQLHQRIHSGEKPYYCSQCGKSFTCQSHLLKHQRIHTGEKPYQCSHCEKSFIESGNLIKHQRIHTGEKPYQCSDCGKSFTQRGNLQQHQRIHTGEKPFYCSQCGQSFSTNRSFQRHKHSDVPENDDKLQFL; translated from the coding sequence ATGTACACTAAGATTGCCTCCACAAGAATATCAGGAGATCCATCTGAGATGAAATCGGTTGAAATTAAACGTGAGGATGTGGAACCCACAGAGATCTCCAGTTCTCATGAAAGCTCAACTAATATATCCCACATGCACACCTCTCGCAAACCagtgaaaaaagaaattcaCCACTGTTCAGCATGTGGGAAGAGTTTTCGTAAAAAGAGTCATCTCAAAcaacaccagcgcattcactcGGGAGAAAAGCCGTATCAGTGCTCTCAGTGCAAGAAGAGGTTTATCGAAAGTGGCGTTCTCATAAAACACCAGAGaattcacacaggagaaaagCCATATCGCTGCTCAGAGTGTGGGAAAAGTTTCACACGTCGTAGTACACTCCATAAACACCAgctcattcacacaggagaCAAACCGTATCACTGCCTACAGTGTGGAAAGAGCTTTAATCGAGAGGACAGTCTTCAGTTACACCGACGCATTCACAGTGGAGAGAAGCCGTATTACTGCCcgcagtgtgggaagagttttacttGCCAGAGTCATCTCCGGAAACACCAACGCATTCATACGGGAGATAAACCGTATCAGTGTTCTCACTGTGAGAAGAGCTTCATCGAGAGCGGTAATCTCATTAAACACCAGAGAATTCACACGGGAGAGAAACCGTATCACTGCCTAGAGTGTGGAAAGAGCTTTAATCGGGAGGAAAGTCTCCGTTTACACCACCGAGTTCACACTGGTGAAAAGCCGTATTACTGCtcacagtgtgggaagagttttacacaaAGGAGTTCTCTCCATAAACATCAGCGTATTCACACAGGAGATAAACCGTTTCTTTGCCTAGAGTGTGGAAAAAGCTTTAGTCGAGAGGACAGTCTTCAGTTACACCAACGCATTCACAGTGGAGAGAAGCCGTATTACTGCTcgcagtgtgggaagagttttacttGCCAGAGTCATCTCCTAAAACACCAACGCATTCATAcgggagagaagccgtatcagtgTTCTCACTGTGAGAAGAGCTTCATCGAGAGCGGTAATCTCATTAAACACCAGAGAATTCACACGGGAGAGAAACCGTATCAGTGCTCAGACTGcgggaagagttttacacaGAGAGGAAATCTCCAGCAACACCAACGCATTCATACTGGAGAGAAGCCGTTTTACTGCTCACAGTGTGGCCAGAGTTTTAGTACAAACAGAAGTTTTCAGCGACACAAGCACAGCGATGTACCTGAGAATGATGACAAGCTGCAGTTCCTCTGA
- the LOC113662740 gene encoding zinc finger protein OZF-like isoform X3, producing MKSVEIKHETLEPTESSTRQQSSSFQTNISHRRMAKEAVLCSQCGKSFTHMSSLKEHQRMHTGEKPYTCSHCGKSFSQRSTLIKHHRIHTGEKPYQCLQCGTSFSQKSHLKKHQRIHTGEKIYQCSQCEKSFYESGNLKKHQQIHTGEKPYHCLQCGKNFTRLSNLQRHQRIHKGEKPYLCSQCGKSFIEKSKLIKHQRIHTGEKPYQCLTCRKSFTERRTLQQHLLIHTGDKPYQCSQCGKSFREKTALRVHQHIHTGQKPYYCPQCGKGFTTHRSFQQHERIHTGEKPYQCLLCGKSFNNQSNLREHKRIHTGEKPYQCSQCGKGFIRRSNLQRHKHIPTAQIDDMLQFSSESVEIN from the coding sequence ATGAAGTCAGTCGAGATTAAACACGAGACTCTGGAGCCCACTGAGAGCTCTACTAGACAGCAAAGCTCATCTTTCCAAACGAACATCTCTCACAGACGAATGGCAAAAGAAGCTGTCCTCTGCTCACAGTGTGGAAAGAGTTTCACTCATATGAGTAGTCTCAAAGAACACCAGCGCATGCACACCGGAGAGAAGCCGTATACGTGCTCGCATTGTgggaagagtttcagtcagagGAGTACGCTCATAAAACACCATCggattcacacaggagagaaaccaTATCAGTGCTTGCAGTGTGGTACGAGTTTCAGTCAGAAGAGTCATCTAAAAaaacaccagcgcattcacacaggagagaagatCTATCAATGTTCTCAATGTGAGAAGAGTTTTTATGAAAGCGGTAATCTGAAAAAACACCAGCAGATTCACACTGGAGAGAAACCATATCACTGTTTACAGTGTGGGAAGAATTTCACTCGCCTGAGTAATCTCCAGCGACACCAGCGCATCCACAAGGGAGAAAAACCCTATCTATGTTCACAGTGCGGGAAGAGTTTTATCGAGAAGAGTAAGCTGATTaaacaccagcgcattcacactggAGAGAAACCGTATCAGTGTTTAACCTGTAGGAAAAGTTTTACAGAAAGGCGCACTCTCCAACAGCACCTgctcattcacacaggagaTAAACCGTATCAGTGCTcgcagtgtgggaagagttttagaGAAAAGACTGCTCTCCGAGTCCACCAGCACATCCACACGGGGCAGAAGCCCTATTACTGTCCTCAGTGTGGGAAGGGTTTTACTACACATCGAAGTTTCCAGCAACATGAACGCATCCACAcgggagagaagccgtatcagtgcttactgtgtgggaagagttttaatAACCAGAGTAATCTCCGAGAACACAAGCGCATTCACAcgggagagaagccgtatcagtgCTCGCAGTGTGGGAAGGGTTTTATTAGACGCAGTAATCTGCAGCGACACAAACACATTCCCACAGCCCAGATCGACGACATGCTGCAGTTCTCATCAGAAAGTGTCGAAATCAACTAG